From the genome of Malus sylvestris chromosome 13, drMalSylv7.2, whole genome shotgun sequence:
TTTTCTAGATTAAGCGatattacaaataaataaaggcTGGGATGCAAGATTTTCGGAGGATTAAAGTCCAACAAATCATAAACCAAATTTTATCAGAATGCTATTGcaatttcacttttttttttttttagaagaaaatGCTATTGCAATTCACtttaaactttaaagaaaatatttaaacaGAAAGAGGACAAATAGCAGGTGTTAAAAGAGTCATACCTGCtctttcatactctcccaaatCAGAAAAACATCTAGCTGCAGAATCTGCCATGCCTATAGCATCAAATATCTCAGCAGCTTGCTTAAGAATCGTATTGGCCTCTACAGGATTTGAAGCCCGCATACGATCAGCGATAGCTTTAAGGCCAGCAGCTTTGGACCTTCTTTCCCAATAAGTATCACCAgctttttcaaagcacattgTGGCCATATCATAGCTATGTTCCTGGTATAGCTGCAACAAACAAAGAGAGGATTTTGTTAATATGACTAGAAAATAATGGCGTTAAAACATTAGTAATTATGCAAACCTTAATGCCTCGTGATTTCCACTCCTCAGGGCTGCTTGCAACTTGCATTGCTTGTGCAAGGGAATCATCCAGTTGCCGAACTTGTACAAGACATTTCTTCTTCCAATAGTCAAACATTGGTTTGGAAATCTCTTCTGCATTCTCGCAAACCCACAACCTCTGTCTTGTCCGAGTAACAGAAACATATAATTGTTTGAGTTCAGAGCATAAGATGTTGTGTTTGGCTTCACTGAACATTGGAAAGCATTGGGGCAATGTGGAGTCAAGTAAATCTTGGTCCTTCATATAATCATATATCACCCTCCATTTCGTTTTCATTGGCGATGAGCCAAAAAAGTTGTATAAGAGTACATCCTACAAACAAGTCATAAATGTCATAAATGACACCAAATATAAACTCAAAAAACATGTCCAGATCCAACGAACTGAAAATATCATAATAAGTAAAGAAGGCAGCAGCAAAAAATTTCACAAGGAAAAAAAGGGATATAGATGAAAAGAATAAATCAGGCTTCTAGTGATTAGAGCTTTCTTACAATTAAAATAGTAATTAGTAAAGCGGGGCAGCAGCAAAACATTTCACAAGGAAAAAAAGGGATATAGATGAAAAGACAAAATCAAGCTTCTACTGATTAGAGCTTTCTTACAACTAAAATAGTAAGTAAACAAATAGAGTAATCACCTGGAATTCAAGCCCCTTGCATTCCATTATGGTCAGAACAAGAGCATGCTTCCCAACAAATTTGGAAACTTCTTTCCTAGCATCATCATCACGGACCAAAATAACTTGCTCTGCGCCGAAGCCAACTATATTTGCACTATCATTTCCACTATTCCCAAAAAATTTTATGATTGCATTTTCATCTTCTCCGGATTCAAGCACTACCGGAGCTTCCCCATTTAACAGACTGGTTTCAGGTACCAAAATATCAATAGATTGGGGGAAAAAACGATAAAGTAGTTCAATAATGCTCTGTGATAACTTCAATACACCGGCATGGGTACGGAAGTTTTGAGTCAATTGTTTAACTTCTGATATTtgtcccttttcttttctttcgtgAGGCTCATTCCCTCTAGCTTCCAACACAAACTTCTCGTAAAAGAGATGCCGTATATCTTGGAACCTGAAATCAATGCCCCTGGCAATTGTTTGTGCGGTATCACCAGAAAAGACAAAGCCTTCTTCAACATTGTTGCACACATGCTTAAACAGAGCAATTTGACTCATTGTGAGATCCTGAACCtcatcaatataaacaaaaTCCATTTGGTCACCCACAAATTTTCCATGCCTGAGACGATGGTGAAGATCAATTACAAAATCAGCCAGATCAAATTCACCATTTTCCATCTTCATTTTTTCGTAAGCTTGAAAAATATCGTATATttctcctctctttttcttGCTTAAAATGGAACCCCGGCCCTCTGACAGGTGAACATAATCCTCCCGGCTGAGTTTACCATCACCTGCTTCTATGGCTCCAATACCACCTTTAATATGAGATATTATCTCTGTGAAGACTCTGGAAGCATCAAGCTTCTTCGTTAACCGCATATTGAAATGGGGCCAGTAAGACAAACTGAATCTATCATAATTAACCTCCTTTGTCCTTATAAACGTCTGCAATGCAACGGATCTTGAGCCTCTCAATTGACGATGAGTAAGTGTCCTAGCCTCCAGGAATCTATCAAAGTATGAATTACTCAGCGTTCCATCAAGCATCATCAAGAACTTATGAAATGTTATAACAAGAGGGTAAGATTTGGGAGAAATATCCTGAAATGAATCCTTGATATCCTTCAATTGAGACTCCTCTTCATCAAAATCAGCCATATCAATCAAACTTTTCTCAGTTGAATCACTTCCACCACATGCAAAACTGTATACATACAAAAGTTAGTAACTTAAGGTGGCTGATGTGACGTTTGAAATTTACAATAAAGTAAAATAAGTCAGGGACAAGAACAAAACCTTTGTTGAATAATCCACATACCTTTTCAAGTGTAGAACATGTTGTTTGATGGCAAAACATAGCTTAGGACTCACGGTCACAAAAAGCTGGTGTAGAGTTCTTTCCTGAGAAGCTGAAGAACTCTGCCCAACATTGCTATTTTGACTACTAAGGCATCCTTGCTCTGCCAACTGAAAACATTGTtctttttgaaataatttcatGGTTAAAACAGTGGTTTTCCCTGTTCCCGACCTTCCAAGTATAAAGGTACTTCTCTGATAAAGGATAATCTCCATTTCCTGGTCAGTAACTTCAAATGGAAGATCTAACTCTCTACCCTCGCGGTCAGACAGCAAGTGATTCACAACACCAGATGACAATGAGTAAAATTTCATGAGCAATAAACTCTCGTTGACCTGTGAATTCTCAACATAACTTCTACCATCAGCAGTGTCACCAACTAAGTCACTCTCAGCCTCAGTGTTGCTCAGGTCCTTAAACCGGGGAATATCCAAAGTGGGTGGCCAGCTATTCGGAACTTCTAAATTACTGTTCAAATGATAAAGAAGCACAAGAATTActtgaaaatttcaaaaaaattaggaaaagtTTGTATCTTCATATGACTACAGAAAGAGAGCATTTGCTACTACAAATTCATGCTtgtccagaaaaagaaaaagaaaaggcctAGAATGCCAAACAACATACCCGTCAAGACATGTCTCATTGCAACGATTGATGAAATCATCTGTATATCTATGGAAAATACTCTCCAAGCGATTATTCAATTTGGGGATATCCTCTAGAGGCAATATGTCCCAAATCTTTAATACTTGAATGTATTTCTTCTCCTTCACAATGTCAATTGAGCAGACAACATATAGACCTTCAACTTTATACTGCCTCAACATTGCTGATGAGTTTCCACTGATAGTCTGTACATTTCGCTTTCTTGGTCTCCAGCCACCAGAAAGCTTAAGTAGAAGATTAAGCACTGACTTCTTCAAACGGATCGACTTCAGTTTTTTGAACGACTTCAGGAAAATATCACTGAAAAGTacctaaagataacagattgGGGGAacaagaaattataaaaatggTTATAGAAAAGCTTCAAGACATCAGCAATTCCAATTTCAGAACAGAGATTGATAACTTCAAACTATAGGGAGTACTCGAAAATTAAGGCTCAGAAAAACAAACATAATAAAACCTAGAGCATTACCTTCCATATTTTATTGCTGAAAAGTAAGCTGTCAGGATTAAGCAAATCATCAAATTGCTCAAACTCTTTCTTCACCTCTAATATGGATTTTGCCAAATCCTTGTCTTCATCAGCATTAAAAAAGCATTGACGAATTTTGGCATCAAAGACCAAGGCCTCCCAAACAGATTCACTATTAGATAGCGTTCTTTCATTCCCCAAAATCCAGAGACAGTGCCTGAAGTCAATAGCAGAACTGAAGTTATTAATAACAAGTAACAAGGATGCAATAAACAACACAAATTTGAATCGAACCATACCTAGCTCTTGTAAGAGAGACATTAATTCTTTGAGGTTTCGATATGAATTCAAGAGATTGGTCTCTACTGGATCGTACAGTGGACATAATAATTATGTCTTCTTCCCCGCCCTGAAACCCGTCAACTGTCTTCACCTTCACTGTAAAGCCATCAAGCTTATCATacttctttccaattttttccTGAACTTCAACTACCTGTGCAGCATAAGGAGATACCACACCAATACTGAGCTTCTCTTTTGAGACAACCCATTCTGCATATAAAGAGAAAGCCAAAAGAGAAATGTTCAGTTTTATCGAGACCAAGAAGTAATTAGCCATTAAAAAAGAATTGAGGACCGATAACTGTTCTGAAAAGAAAACATCTGGAAATTGAAATCATTGAAATActgaaaggaaaaaagaaaataagcatGACTCCCGAGCTTGACATACTTTTGTACACATTCCGTATTATTTTCAATACAATGGCAACCTCAACCATATTCTTCCGACTACGTCCATCCTCATCTTTCTCCTCTCTTCCACCAATAACATTAATAAAGGAATATGGACCGAACATTGACCCAGGAAGGTAGTGTTTCTCATAGCTTCTACTTTGAACATTTGGAGCGTCCCAGAGCAGCTTATAATAGAAATTAGAATTTGGGAAGAAACTTATTGATGGATGCATTCTGTATTGCATATTTAGAAGGTGTTTTGAGTGACCCATTAAGCTCAACCTCTCAAACAAGCTTCTTGCAAACCCAGCTTCATCAGACACCTATGCAACAAAAGAAATTTATCCATAAACGCAAAATCATACGAGTGAAACAAAAAATTGCAATAACATAAACAGAGGATGtagatatgtgtgtgtgtgtgtgtgtgtataaccAAGTAGCATCAACGTACATTGCTTTGCACCGTAGCTGGTAACTGACATTCATCACCAACAAGAACAGCGTGCTTCACACCTCGAAGTTGCAGCGGTATAGTTGATTCGCACTCTTTCAATTGTGCAGCTTCATCAATAACAACAAGGGTCAGTGGATCCATTGCCACTCTACGCAGCTTATATGAACTGGATGCAGTGCAAAATATTAAGGAAGCTCTTTGAAAACAGAACTCCATCAGAGATTCTTGGTTCCGAACGTTTGGAAGACTAAGCCCTCTAAGAGAATCCTGTAGAACATGTAATACTGAAAGGCATTCTCTTCTCTTCGTGTACAAAAGAAACAAGTTATCCATAAATCGCTCAGGCACATCTTCAACTTCTGAACGAGAGAAAATCTCTTCCAGTCTCTGAGAAACAACATTCCCTTGAAACAATAATGATTTAAAGGAATCAAGCAGGCCCACGAGTGAAGTCATATTTTGGAAATTACGTTCCAATATGTAATTTTTGCCTATATGAGTACAGAAGGTAGAAATGCAATATATTAGGGGTGATGCAGTAGAGACAAATCTCTCTctgaaaaattcaagaaacGATTTGCACATCCCCTTGCTAACTTCACTATCACTTCTGTATTCTTTCTCCGTCGGTTCACTGCCACTAGTTTGTCCTTTCTCTTTGGCCCACTCATTTTCCAGGAAAATATGGTAATGAGTAACGCAATCTTCAAGAAAACCGATCATGGAAGCAAAGCAACTACTCCAACCAGTCAGCGGCCCCAAGCACTCGCCAAGCCTTTTGACACGGTTATCCATATATATATCTTCAATGTCTGAACCAACTTTGAGTCGCTCCTTATTCCCAAACAGAAGAATTTGTCCCAGAGGACAAAACATGGCATTAGACTCTGCTTCAGTCACCATCTTTACAACACGAGAAGCCACTTCAGTTATTGCGACATTTGTTGGGGCACAAATGAGCGTCCTACAGTTCATCCGTAACAGAGTAAAAAGCAGAGTAGCGGTGGCTCTAGTTTTTCCTGTCCCAGGAGGACCCCATATAAGTTGCACACCAGACTTGGAATCACTATGCAGCATTTCAAGACAGGCCACAACTGCCCCTGTTTGTGACTCGTTCAATCCAGCAGATAAACTCTCAGCTAACCACTTATCCCGGATGTCATCATTCATTTCAGAACGAAGGTGATAGTTTTCCTGAGGCTGTTACCAACATAAGAGTTTCAGTCAATTCCAACAATATCAGTGTTGAAACATATTATCCCATTTATAATATCAAACGAAGTTGATGGGGGCATGGATTACGATTTAGAGAGAATTAGAGAGagttttaaaaaattgaaaataaatcatTATACAACCGAAGACTTCGATCCAAagataaaaggaaaagaaaacttctTGGATACTTGTTTAAACATGATGATTTTATGTCATACTTATTAGAGACAGTGTAGGTTTGGTCTATGCAATGCTAACTAAACTGCATAAAACCTACAGTATTAATCCTTAAGGTCTTACCACAAAATCGGTGCGCAGAACTTCCCTGATAATCTTCAGATTTCCGAACATGTTCAATGATTTCCATATTCTGCCATTAGGGATTAAATTCACAAGGAATACCAAAACCAATGATTTCCAAGCGCTACTTTCGTCTTCAAACTCCTTTGATGCCTTGACTTTAAAAGAAAGTGAAGTACTATCATCCTCGTTATCGTTTTCTGAGACTCTAGTGACTGATACAAAAGCCCATGATCTCCCAACCCTTTGTAAATCAGAAACAGTTTCAGGTTTAGCATCCGCTAAGATAAAAAGGTCCCCGGGCAATGTTTTGTATGGCTCCTTTCCGCGATCACTGAACCTGTTTCTCCAGTAATCAACCTTGACATCATATAGATTTTTCCCATGCGGTTttgcttcttcaaaagcaacTACTTCAGCAAATGGTGCTCTGTAGATAGTTTCCATACTAGAATGCACTTGAGCTCTAGTTTCCTCCAACAAGGGGAATAAATAAGACCCAAAATAATGCTGAACCGATCGAAATGATTTCGGAATCTCTTCCACCTAAAACCGTTAAAAAGTTCAAAAtcattacaatgcaatacaaaTTAGAGaattaaattaagaaaatatgttcaacaataaaaaaaaaacaatcctcCTCTTGCAGAAGGCTTTAAGATTCAAGACCAAAGCTATCAACTTTACGAATCGTTTGTTAAGGTGGTGCAAAGTTTTCAACCTTCGGTGGTCTTTGCAAGTAAgcattcccaaaaaaaaaaaaaaaaaaaaaaaaaaaacaacgcaAGACAAAGGACTCGTCTTTTGCTACCAAAACTCAAGAATCGTAACAATGCAATAGCTTCATGATTCAAGTCCAAAGCTTTTAGCTGTCGAGAGTGAATCCCACGTCAACATATAAGTAATTGGCTACTCCTCATACTACCAATCGGTTTTACAACGGAAACTCAACTTAGTCATTAGCATTACAAATTGTTCACTGTGGTGGTAGAAAAGTTCCCAATTTTTGTCggttttgcaaaaaaaaaaaaaaaaaaaaaaaacgcagtGACAATCTCACCAAAATATTACGAAAAACGAGTAAAGTAACGCCTTTTtgcaaactaaaactaaaaaaatgggAACTTATGGAAGAACATACCCGGTTCTTGTGCAGATTCTCATCGAGAATGTCTTCAAGTGACCAAGAAAACACAGTATCAGTGAAACGGTCCGTTTCAGTCTTCTTCTCTGAAGCTTCCATCATCTCACTCACTCTCAGTCTCACTCTACAGCAAATGCCTACAAACCCAGTTCACAAAACCCCACTATTTTACAGAAACATGATCAGTTTTTCAAAAGGGCAAAAGTATGAACAATGAAAGGAGACGTCTGAGGAATTGTACGAAAATAATGACCGCCATGCATTTGAAGAGAAGGAGATAACTCAGTGGCAACTTTTTCACCAAAAGAGAAGGTATCTCATTCTCCACCACATTAAGCAATCAAATGGTAAAAGAAGGAGAAGGGTATTCACTATTCACTTCACCGCTGAGGGTTTTCTCCTTGCCTTAGAGGGGAAGTTCCTTTGATCGACTGGCTGGTCCGTACTAGTTCCTCTTTACTAATTAACCTTAAAGCTTAAAGGTTCGAACTCTAAAGGGGTTCTAAAGGGGTAAGGTGCATGTCcccttgtatttttctttcttgttctacgaggggttaggtttatgtcccccTGTCTAGGTgtatcttcttttttcttatcaataaaTTTCCCTCGTACCGTCGaggttctccaaaaaaaaaaaaaaaaaaaaaaattaaaggttcCACCTCTACAAATGCAAAAGTATTCGGACAGTTGATCTCCGGAAATGTTTAATCTTCTTGTTTTGTCACACATTAGTAActtgttttgatgcaaattaataaaatcactaTAAAACTCATGGATTATTGATAAAAATGACCTTGACGGAGTTGTTAGGTCAACGAGGATTCGGCAAACTCCCAAATTCGAATGTGAGCTTAAAACAATATGTGCATCATTATAAGGGTAGGAGGTATCTGGTGCCTCATTCTTCTTTAAGGAAAAAGCATAACGGTTCTCAGTCAcgcttcttcttttttaatattGGTGTTGTTGACACGtcccgatcccgatattccctgaataccaggataggcacgtgctggccgacacctgacggtgacgaaagccattaattgatacaaaagctaggaataagaaataaatatgggttatgaatttaaaaacaatgaattaacaatttaggaacgtgttcagagcatacaactaaacctagTCACTAACAAGAATTAAGATAAGATTGAATGAACAAGGAGTAGGTCCTAccccgagaggactcgaagatactgctgcggaagtgccttgatgCCGGGATCAtgtgccttgattctaagtccagaatgagggcgcaaaacaaggATGAGTGGAccaaatttatatacatatatagtacgaaaacagttatgaacatactaacccccacaatttaataatgaaaactactagaatAATAAGTGATAAGCTTTTCAGAAAACTCTGTTCACAGCTCTCATTCCACACAAACTTAACACCTTTACGAGTTAATTTAGTAAGAGGCAGAGCAATTGCAGAAAAATTCTGAATAAATATGTGCTTGCGGATTATCATAAGTCTTATCATAATGCCTAGCCAAACGCCTGAAAGTACTATCAAATTCTGTGATACTGAGGTCACCCTGTCAAAACTCTAAGTTGCTAGTGGAGACTTCCTTAATCTTTTTCCGTACAATTCTGCTGCttcggagtatctgtgagtggaccaccTTCGAAAATTGCATGTTTTATTGATAGAATTGCATAATTTAATAGCATGTCTTGCAGAATTATTGATTTGAGGAATACTTTACAGGAAGCATGATGATTTAATTATGAttgattatatattttgaactattttcattatattgtattttctttagAACCCTCATTCTGGTAGACTATTTGatcgatgacgataggatgctaagaATGTTGtttcaaatgatttttgaaCACCTCTTCGTAGTATAGAGGATCAATGAATTTATGCTACGAAGTTGTATTTTAGAGATGAATTAtgttttgtgcgtacctagtgaacACTATGCCTGGGggtgaggatctggtgttggcattgaggccgggagaaataatctctagcgaaaggctgagggacacgaagacaggcattgggccgggagggagATATCTCTGGCTACAGGCACAGAGActgaggtgcaggcattgggccgggagtattGTTATTCAGTGTACTCACTAGCAGCACAACTTGTGTTATGCTTCctgatatgatttctgatatgATTTTCTAAGATTAATTTGCAGAGAGATATATGAATtatttttatggcatgctagaggtTTTGagaaacctatcacttattatttAGTGGTTTTCATTATCTTAACTGTGGGGGTTAATATGTTTATAATTGTTTTCgtattatgtatgtatataaacttggtccactcacccttgttttgcgcccccattcaagTCTTAAGGACGAGGACTACGACGCAATATACGAGGCATTCCCCCACCAGTAGCTGCGTCCATTTTCTTTGTGCGATATCTGTAATAGTCCTTCCTTTTGAAATCTCAAATTAGAACATGCTATGTGCACTCTAGCCACTTTCTTAAGCACTGTTTATTTCCTTTAGACCTTATGataatcttatatatatattttctcctAATCTTTACTCTTGTATTCAacaaatggctttcgtcaccctcgggtgtcggccagcacgtgcctacctgGTATTCCGGGAATATCGAGGTCGAGGCGTGTCAGTTGTACTTaagaaagttgagattttaatttttttttttaaattaatgcgttgaaataaaaaataatacaacTGTCTATTATTGTTTGATTCCAGAACTTAGGAATCAAACTctcaacaataaaaaatatgaaactaaTAAAGtaacaattttcaaaagcaaGAATCTTATAAAGTTGAATCAACTCATGCTCACACAATCTTTTGTTCCAAAACACACGTCAAAGCTAGTCCTTTCCTTCTTAGAAAATAAAGCtcaaattttttagtgtgacagAAATCAATAATTTAAGAAAGAGAGTACAAGCAATAATTTATATTGATATACACTAAAGGTAAAAAAGAGAATTTTAAGTGAGTATAAGAGAAAGACTCTAACCACGAGGGAGGAAGCATTTTTGCTCTCCACCATAACTATAGTGTATGCTCATTATACACTTAATTGTTTGTCACATATCTTTTAACCTAACTCTAATTAACTTTTAtattaaatgttatttttttcaattttgaaaagaatTAACCAAAGATAAGTGAAATGACATATATCTGATAATTAAATATACGATGAGCATACACTAAAGTTTAGGATAACGACTAAAAATGCAGCATACGATAGCTTTCATGTACTCAAAAACGCATGTACGTTTGCTTGGGTTTGGTTAATCACTTTGACTTGTTTACACTGATTCTCCCACATTTTTAACGTGGAGGCTGCCAAGTTCCAACATTTACACGGAGAAGCTCAACGTCCTTGGCCTATGGGACTGCGCAACGCTAGCTACACTTTCATTCCGGCTTTTTATCTTCCATTTCTCTCATACAATGTTACTCGAAGATGAACGGCATATGTAAGGTCATTCGTCAAAATCACTtatgcaaaataaaataattaaattcaaaatcgTTTAGTCATTTAACTATTATTTAATAAGAAGATGCAtcatattttttgtttcaaCACTAAAATTGTAACAACGTTAATTAGTAATGATTTTAGTTTTGATTGATTATTTTCACTGTTATACATTAAAGAAAACTATGAGAACATTTCAAAGGAAATGTTTAGAAAATTACTTCATGTCCCAATGAGAATGTTTCTTTTAATTAGCTTAGGGTTTTTctgaatgtgcttttaaaatgactgaaaatgcttttagaaaaaatgtttttatGTTCTAAAAGCACTTGAATTGCTGCAAGAAGCATATAACGTACTTCAGGTGTCTTTTCAAAACTCACTTACATTTTACCAAGGAATGAAGATCCTCTccgaatcctctttgtgagaattctcttcggatcctctttgtgaggatcctgggAATCCTTTAATCGTGTCCATTCATCGTCcatcgtgcgatcagaaatcgttttaaactttttatttaaaattacacacaaatagtacctgacaaaaactaaCCGCACGATTTATGATGAACATACGCGATTGAAAAATTCCttggatcctcacaaaaaggattCGAAGAGAATCCTCATTCTTTATTAAGGATTGATTTCAAAAgcaatttcaccaaaaacgcttttagtcattttaaaagtaatttCAAACGAGCCCTTAGTTACCAAGACCTCAATAAGATTTTCAGTTCGGTACATGAAAACGGGCCAAAAATCTCGGCCCAACCCATCGGATCTCGGCCCTTTTCACAGAAGGCAGACTTTTTCTCCAGTCAAAGCCGAGCTAGGAGGTAAAACTTAGAAGGAtgatattgaaaagaaaaaaaagtatgatACTTCTAAATTCACCTTAAAATTTCAAGATCATTACATTTTAGTACTTTACTCAAgacacagaagaaaaaaaacttgaaaatatcATTAAGCTCAACAAAGATCAAAATTTACGAGTGCATGGAATTTAATAATTTGAGAGCCAAAGCTTCTTGTTCCTCTAAAGACATTGAGTCAGCAGTGAAACCCAGTTTCTCCTTACTTTCTTCTCTCTCACCTTCATCATCACTACCAAAGTATATCTTCGACTTTTTGCGGGGTCGATCCTCAGCTGGTTCTCCTTCTGAATCAGAAAGATTATCCTCCGAATCTTCTTCTGTGTTTCCTCTCTTCAACTTCATCTTATGCTTCAAACGTTTCTCACGCCGACGCTGGCGGTCTAGAACCTTGTCTTCCTTGTCCACCACCTTCATATCTTCTCTAAGCTTCTTATAATATTCGTTTTTCATGTCTGCAGCAAAAAATAAGATACGTCAGGACATGTTCTTCAGAATAGGAGTCGAAAATTCA
Proteins encoded in this window:
- the LOC126597093 gene encoding uncharacterized protein LOC126597093 isoform X4; translated protein: MMEASEKKTETDRFTDTVFSWSLEDILDENLHKNRVEEIPKSFRSVQHYFGSYLFPLLEETRAQVHSSMETIYRAPFAEVVAFEEAKPHGKNLYDVKVDYWRNRFSDRGKEPYKTLPGDLFILADAKPETVSDLQRVGRSWAFVSVTRVSENDNEDDSTSLSFKVKASKEFEDESSAWKSLVLVFLVNLIPNGRIWKSLNMFGNLKIIREVLRTDFVPQENYHLRSEMNDDIRDKWLAESLSAGLNESQTGAVVACLEMLHSDSKSGVQLIWGPPGTGKTRATATLLFTLLRMNCRTLICAPTNVAITEVASRVVKMVTEAESNAMFCPLGQILLFGNKERLKVGSDIEDIYMDNRVKRLGECLGPLTGWSSCFASMIGFLEDCVTHYHIFLENEWAKEKGQTSGSEPTEKEYRSDSEVSKGMCKSFLEFFRERFVSTASPLIYCISTFCTHIGKNYILERNFQNMTSLVGLLDSFKSLLFQGNVVSQRLEEIFSRSEVEDVPERFMDNLFLLYTKRRECLSVLHVLQDSLRGLSLPNVRNQESLMEFCFQRASLIFCTASSSYKLRRVAMDPLTLVVIDEAAQLKECESTIPLQLRGVKHAVLVGDECQLPATVQSNVSDEAGFARSLFERLSLMGHSKHLLNMQYRMHPSISFFPNSNFYYKLLWDAPNVQSRSYEKHYLPGSMFGPYSFINVIGGREEKDEDGRSRKNMVEVAIVLKIIRNVYKKWVVSKEKLSIGVVSPYAAQVVEVQEKIGKKYDKLDGFTVKVKTVDGFQGGEEDIIIMSTVRSSRDQSLEFISKPQRINVSLTRARHCLWILGNERTLSNSESVWEALVFDAKIRQCFFNADEDKDLAKSILEVKKEFEQFDDLLNPDSLLFSNKIWKVLFSDIFLKSFKKLKSIRLKKSVLNLLLKLSGGWRPRKRNVQTISGNSSAMLRQYKVEGLYVVCSIDIVKEKKYIQVLKIWDILPLEDIPKLNNRLESIFHRYTDDFINRCNETCLDGNLEVPNSWPPTLDIPRFKDLSNTEAESDLVGDTADGRSYVENSQVNESLLLMKFYSLSSGVVNHLLSDREGRELDLPFEVTDQEMEIILYQRSTFILGRSGTGKTTVLTMKLFQKEQCFQLAEQGCLSSQNSNVGQSSSASQERTLHQLFVTVSPKLCFAIKQHVLHLKSFACGGSDSTEKSLIDMADFDEEESQLKDIKDSFQDISPKSYPLVITFHKFLMMLDGTLSNSYFDRFLEARTLTHRQLRGSRSVALQTFIRTKEVNYDRFSLSYWPHFNMRLTKKLDASRVFTEIISHIKGGIGAIEAGDGKLSREDYVHLSEGRGSILSKKKRGEIYDIFQAYEKMKMENGEFDLADFVIDLHHRLRHGKFVGDQMDFVYIDEVQDLTMSQIALFKHVCNNVEEGFVFSGDTAQTIARGIDFRFQDIRHLFYEKFVLEARGNEPHERKEKGQISEVKQLTQNFRTHAGVLKLSQSIIELLYRFFPQSIDILVPETSLLNGEAPVVLESGEDENAIIKFFGNSGNDSANIVGFGAEQVILVRDDDARKEVSKFVGKHALVLTIMECKGLEFQDVLLYNFFGSSPMKTKWRVIYDYMKDQDLLDSTLPQCFPMFSEAKHNILCSELKQLYVSVTRTRQRLWVCENAEEISKPMFDYWKKKCLVQVRQLDDSLAQAMQVASSPEEWKSRGIKLYQEHSYDMATMCFEKAGDTYWERRSKAAGLKAIADRMRASNPVEANTILKQAAEIFDAIGMADSAARCFSDLGEYERAARIYLGKCGDLERAGECFSLAGCYQDAADVYAKGNFFSECLTVCAKGKLFEMGLKYIEFWKEHPVEDTAVATRGEGIDKMEQEFLESCALHYCRWKDNRSMMKFVRAFHSINSMRNFLKKYASLDELLLLEEGLGNYLEAAEVAKLKGDILLEADFLEKAGKFREASLRILFYVLANSLWSYGSKGWPIEQFSQKEELLSKAKSCANNESESFYEFVCTEVDILSNEQTSLALMKNQMNASERHRSVGGEILSARKILDAHLSLSANKYVWEKELVDDPVKRSEDRISENQVSIHSLMYIWNFWKDKIAYMIECLGCLDTQDFNESQRNGEFCFNYFGVWRLHQNFNPVYVLLISDADWARGLDKRHHGKLVSIDARQLASAARSYWSSELLSVGMKVLDKLYKFPMKNHDPSFSQCWCLIHIREVAVCLLQSKYLKLRDQDTRTLRRFVASSTESVVARIFPLDSRNSVTENMISFRRNDASKNVLKQVIVEYTSSKNTLSLGKIGRLLMVILGSGKLNSELYELVKDLEGNSLWMAFIRILCRDIKPGNASQVPREVSVIWRLHEALVETYRSNWRVNDYISPGCFMYLVERLVTLATCFQGFVITTRSCFVEWLLYQDEDTNLSLMTADVRPSLNEIVGFVIDVVCGCVFNKEDMIEWIKKSSTNWKNDYSPLLLRLVVLLCMVCVNFGKGLHILDDLLGRNDITQLLPWEFYAVLKSRRGRKSPSINVHVLVAAALQKIGNTMVIASFGVNCSRFSCSDAIFVDMKASQSQSRDDIYRKLFPKLPVLQASHAKSVEAAATQSSSRAISEEGKNCKILPSNSGVVEPLETSVGDSQNAGEEHSVSNESNPKSSPADAASGSQHGSSKETGNQGKNNGQNKEVGAASGSQRGSNETGNQGKKKGKNKKPKKKRGRK